From the genome of Adlercreutzia equolifaciens DSM 19450:
CTGAGAAACCGTACCCAGATCGCCATCGCCTGGTGGAGGTAGGCCGCAGCGCCATCCGCTCCCCACCGCCCGCGACGTTCCCCGGCGCCCTCAACGTCCGCAAGACCGCATGGTGCGCCGCTGCAATTTCATGCAAGAAATCTGCGGGCAAATGGCTATCATCTCTCCTTGTTATGGAGATGACTCATGCCCCACATATTCAGCAGCCCCGCCACCCCCGGCACCGCGAGACCGTGCGCTGCGGCCGGCCTGGACAAGTACCGCGCCCTGCGGTCGTTCACCGCCGCCTTCGGGCTCACACCCATGCGCTATCTGACTTCGCTGCGGGTGGAGTCGGCCCGCGAGGCGCTCGCCAGCGGTGCCAGCTGCGCCGAGGCGGCCCTGGCGGCAGGGTTCTCCGACCAGGCTCACCTGACCCGCGCCTTCAAGGAGCGCCTGGGGATGACGCCTGGCTTCTATCAACGGGCCGTCACTGAATCCAGCGTCGGCGCCGACCGGGCCAAGGGCGCCCCATTGTCCCCCTCTACCCCGAGAGGCTCCGTCGATTCGTCACCCGAGCAGGTGCGCCCATGAAAGCGCACGCGCTCGCCCTGTTCACCATCCTCGTTTGGAGCACCACCTTCGTCGCCACCAAGGTGCTGCTCGCCGCCGGGCTCACGCCGCTGTGGATTCTCGTCATCCGGTTCGCTTTGGGTTTCGCCGCCCTCAGCTGCCTGCGCCCGCACCGCCTGCGCCTGGAGAATCCGCGTGACGGCCGCTTGTTTGCCGCGGCGGGCTTTACCGGCGTGGCCTGCTACTTCCTGCTGGAGAACGTGGCGCTCACCTTCACGAGCGCCACGGCCGTCGGCGCCATCTGCGCCACCTCTCCCCTCTTCTGCGTCCTCATCGCCCTTGCGCGCGGGCAGCGCCCCGCCTCCCCCGCGAGCTTCGCCATCGGGTTCGTCCTGGCCATGGGCGGCATCCTGCTCGTCGGCACCGCCAGCGGTGGGAGTGCCTTCACGGGAAGCACCGCGGACAACCTCATCGGCTGCGGGCTGGCCTTTATCGCCTCGCTCGTGTGGGCCGTCTACTCAACCCTTGTCAGCCGCATCGCCGAAGCCGGCTACGAGACCCTGACCGCCACCAAGCGCATCTTCGCTTGGGGCCTCCTGTTCATGGCCCCGGCCCTCCCCTTCGCCGGAACGTTTCCCGCAGAAGCTCTCGGGAACCCCCTCGTCGTCCCGAACCTGCTCTTCTTGGGGCTTCTCGCCTCTGCCGCCTGCTTTGCCACCTGGAACTTCGC
Proteins encoded in this window:
- a CDS encoding helix-turn-helix domain-containing protein, which encodes MPHIFSSPATPGTARPCAAAGLDKYRALRSFTAAFGLTPMRYLTSLRVESAREALASGASCAEAALAAGFSDQAHLTRAFKERLGMTPGFYQRAVTESSVGADRAKGAPLSPSTPRGSVDSSPEQVRP
- a CDS encoding DMT family transporter, coding for MKAHALALFTILVWSTTFVATKVLLAAGLTPLWILVIRFALGFAALSCLRPHRLRLENPRDGRLFAAAGFTGVACYFLLENVALTFTSATAVGAICATSPLFCVLIALARGQRPASPASFAIGFVLAMGGILLVGTASGGSAFTGSTADNLIGCGLAFIASLVWAVYSTLVSRIAEAGYETLTATKRIFAWGLLFMAPALPFAGTFPAEALGNPLVVPNLLFLGLLASAACFATWNFAVKHLGAVVTSTYIYLVPALTGAASALVLGEPMTPPIVGGVALTIAGLMLSNRKGSRRGQRRGRASPSSS